The Ignavibacteriales bacterium DNA segment TTTTAGTTACATATAATTATTATACCGACAATCAATTTGTCGGGTTCGATTTAAAAGTAAGATTACCATTATTCATTAGTTTTTAGGAGATATCATGAACTTCCAGACATTATTATTCGATGTAAAAAATCATATTGCTTTAGTGACTGTCAACCGACCAGAAAAACTTAATGCATTAAATCATACGGTCATAGAAGAATTAAAATCAGTTTTCAGTTTCATAAAAGAAAGTGACGACGTGTTTGTTGCAATCGTAACCGGAAGCGGCGAAAAAGCTTTTGTCGCCGGTGCAGACATTGCTGAGATAAATCAACTCGATGTCCTATCAGCTAAATCTTTTGCCGAGAACGGACAATCAGTTTTTAATTTGATTGAAAATTGCGGCAAACCGGTGATTGCAGCAGTGAACGGCTTTGCTCTTGGTGGTGGGTGTGAACTATCACTTGCATGCCATATTCGAATTGCTTCTGATAATGCAAAGTTCGGACAGCCCGAGGTTAATCTTGGTATTATTCCTGGTTACGGTGGAACGCAAAGGCTTGCACGATTAATTAATTCAGGACGGGCGATGGAATTAATATTAAGCGGAGATATGATTAATGCTGAAGAGGCATTACGGATTGGATTAGTTAATAAAGTTTATCCGAAAGAAGAGTTAAGTTCAAAAGTCTTTGAGTTTGCTGAGAAGATCGCATCTAAGGCTCAGCAGGCAGTGAGACTCGCTGTCGCTTCAATTAATGCTGTTGATGAAATGTCTTCAAAGGAGGGGCAAAATTATGAAGCTTCTCTTTTCTCTCTGTGCTGCGGTACATCGGATTTTAAAGAAGGCACTGCAGCTTTTCTCGAAAAACGTAAAGCAGAGTTCAAAAATAAATGATCCGATTTCTGACTAGTCTAATTAAAGATAAAAAGAAAATCTCCATCCTTTTATTTTCAATTGCTGTTTTATTGTTGTTGATCAATGTAGTCGTTGCTAAAATTTATCCGCTTAAAACTGATGTAAAAAAAAATGTCTCTGAAGCTGAAATCAACAAGATGTTTTATGATGCCATTAAAAAATTTGGATTTAATGATGAATGGATAAACAAAAAGTTAGTGAAGGATAAATTCTCCAGCATTTCTTTCACTAATTATATAATTCGTGTTCCTTCCGATCTTCCAATTCCTGTTTTATTGAATCAAGTGTTTGAAGATTTCTCTGCTACCGAAACAGCTATCCTATCGAATGAAATAAAAAACAGGCAGTCTTTCAACATTAGAAATATTCTCAAGCGAAAAAAAAATTCTGAAGGCTGATTTTGATTATGACAATTCAATTCACCGTAAGTCGGTTTCGATCGGGTTTATCATTTATGACGGGGATCATTTGGATGAAGATAACTTTAAAATACTCAACTCATCGGCTGAAAGATTTTCATTCTTATTTTACCCCGGTTACGAATTGAATAAAATTCTAGATAATTGCAATAAAGAATTTTCCTTAATATTAAATGATGATATAACCGAAGTAGATTATAAACTTGAAACGGGATATTCCGCTGATCGGCTGCAGCTTTCAGTAAAAGCAATTATAAACTCTTTTGGCAATGCAGCTTTTTTTATGATTGATGATGAATCATCCCTTTTCAATTCATCAAAAGGAGAAATGATTATTGATTGGTTGGAAAAAAGCAAACTAAGATTTTTGCATAAAGATAACATCTTTCATCTTTCGTCGGAATTTAATTTAGCCGGTGAATTTCATGACTTATTAAACTCGATGAGCGATGGAGAAGCAAAACTGGTCTTAATTAGTTCGGCTGATTATCTATCCATTGATGATGAGATTGCCGGTGTGAAAAAAATAGGTTATAAGTTCATTAATCCATCCGAAGTTATAAAGATGAATCAAGTGAGCGCTGCTCCGTTATAATTAAGTTCAATTAAATTTTTATCGGCAAATTGTTCCGTAATTATTTCCTTGCTGCCAACTAATACTGCAACACATTTAGTCTCATCAATAAATTGATCGGCGATCGAATTAACCTCGCCTAATGTTGTATCCTTTATTTTATTAATGTAACTGGCAAAATAATCATCGGGCAAATTCAACTGCAGTTTAAAGGAAATCCTATTTGCTAAACTACTGATTGTTTCGTAATCAAGAGGATATTTTTTAATATGATAAGACTTGACAGATTCAAATTCTTCAGCATTTAATCCATATTTAAGTTTATTAATTTCATAAAATATTTCATCAACCGCTTTGCGTGTTACTTCTGAGCTGACAGATGCAGCGATGGAAATTTTGCTTGAGTATTTTAAGTACAAGTTTGAAGAAGAAACTCCGTAAGTGTATCCATTCCTTTCTCTTAAATTTTTATTAAGTCTGCTTGCGAAGTATCCGCCAAAAGCAGTATTTAAAAATATTTTTTTGAAAAAATTATCATAGACAAGCTGCCTGGTAGAGTGTCCAATTCTAATCTCTGTTTGAACGGCGTCTTTTTTATTCACGAAATAATAGCTCTGCGAAGTAACTGCTTCGGAATAATTTTCTTGCTTAATGTGTGAAGTTGATTTCCAATTGACAAAATATTTTTCGAGATTATTTACCAATTGCTCTTTAGAAATATTCCCAACAATAATCATTGATAAATTGTTCGGTAAATAATATTGTTTATAAAAATGTAACAGATCATTATTTGAAATTTCTTTTACAGTGTAATCATAGCCTAAAGATGGATGAGCATAAAAACTTTGTTCTCCAAATATTTTCTGGTAAAAATTTCTATTCGCAATGTATTCTGCATTGTCTTTTACCTGGATTAGCCGCGTAAGGACCTTTCTTTTTTCTCTTTCAAAATTTTGCTCACTTAAGTGAGGTGATAAAAGAATTAAACTTAAGAGATAAATTGACCTGTCAATGTTTTCAGTAAGTGTTAAAATATTAAATGACGTAATGTCGTCACTGCAATCAATGTTAAATTGCGTGCCAAGCATATCAAACTCTTCTTCAAGTTGCAGGGCATCAAATTCTCCGGCACCTTCATCAATACAATTTGATAAGAGCCTCGCAAGTCCCTTTTTTTCTAAAGGATCGTGTGCACTTCCCGAATCAATCTGCGCGATAATCCGAACTATCGGCAATTCATTTCTTTGAAGTAGAAATACGTTTATTCCATTTGACAGAGTAAATTTTTGAAACGAAGGAAATTCGTAATCAAGTTCTGGAGTTGCTTCGGGTTTTAGATTTCGATTTATAAAAGTCATCTATCTTTTTCCGGAAGAATCCTTAATTCAAAATATGGGCTTGTTAGATATTTATTTGCAGCCCTTTCTATATCTTCAGTTTTCAAATTTGTAAACCTTTCGAGATCAAAAGACAAGCTGTTGGGTTCACCTAAATAATAGTCATAACTATTTATTATATCAGCAAGTGAATCCAGCCTTTGTAAAGAATAAATAAAAAGAGACTTTAAAATATTTTTGGTTTTTAGCAGCTCCGTTTCAGTAATTGAATTAACTGCAATCTTTTTTAATTCACCGAAGATTTCATCTTTAACTTGCTCAATACTTTTACCTGGTTTAACCGTAGCTGCAATCATAAAATGACCGCCGAACTTTCCTGAAAAATTATACGCTGAAACATCTTGAGCAATTTCTTTTTCATAAACAATAGAATTGTACAATCTTGATTTTTTCGAATCAGTAAGAATATTTGCCAGAATAATTAATGCGGACTCATCTTCATGAAAAAAATTGACCGATGACCAAACGAAGTAAATTCTTGAGAGCTGAACATTATCGTAATGAATAAAAATTTTGTTTTCAATCAAATGATTTTTCCGCGCCGCAGGTAATTTGGAATCGGAAAAATCAGGAATCTCGCCGAAATATTTTTCAACTAAATCTTTCGCCTGCTGGAATTCAAAATTGCCTGCAATAACAAGAGAAGCATTTGCCGGTGAATAATGCTTTTTAAAAAATGAAGTAACATCATCAATAGTAAAACTTGTAATATCGTTTATCGAGCCGATTGTAGATGAATTATATGGATGATCTTGCGGGTAAATATTGGCAAGAATTAATTCCCATGCTAAGCCATAAGGCTGATTATCATAACGTTCAAGTCTTTCATTTTTTACAACGTCCTTTTGATTATCAAGTTTTTCCTGTGTGAGTGCGGGGAGAAAAAATCCCATCCTGTCTGATTCAAGCCACAAAGCAAGTTCAAGATAATTTGATGGAAGCTTTTCATAATAGTTGGTTCTATCAAAAGCAGTAGAGGCGTTTAGTGATCCCCCTGCCTCTTGAATATATTTGAAGTGCATCTCTTTCGGTACATTTAGTGAGCCTTGAAACATCATGTGTTCGAAAAGATGCGCTAAACCGGTTTTGCCTTTAACTTCATAAGCGGAACCGACTTTGTACCATAGATTTACGGCAGCAAGGTGGGGTTTATCTGCCTTGTGTAAAATTATCTGAAGACCATTCTGAAGCTTGTATTTTTCATACTTTAGGTCAAGATGATTCATAAAAAATATTTACTCATCAATGTAATAATTTCAATACGCGATCAAGGCGAATCGAGCCGATGAGTTTCACAAACTCAGAAAAGGGAATGTCTCTATCCCACGAAAACAAGGTAATGAAAGCCTCACCCACCACCATGTCTCTTGGAACAAATCCCCAGAACCTGCTGTCAAGACTGTCATCACGGTTATCGCCCATCATAAAGTAATAATTCTTCTTGAATGTATAAGAGGTTACAACCTTGCCGTCAATTAAAATTTCATTTCCCCGAATATCAACAATGCGCTTTCCATTTTCTCGATCAATCGTCATTCTCCATTGTTCAATGTTATTTATATTTAATGGAACAGTGAAGCCTTCATAAGGAACGACAAGCGGACCATAATTATCTTCATTCCAGGGCATGCCTTTGGGGAAAATTCTCGGGTTTGCAATTCCTTTTGGAATTGATTGCATGTTCATAGAATATCTTCCGGCGTAATATTTAATATGAGGGGGGCGCCAAAATTCTTTTCCATTTACATAAACAACTTTATCAACAATAACAATTGTATCACCCGGTGTTCCGATGCATCTTTTAACATAGTTTACACCAAGCTCTTCCGGAACTAACTCATCTCTATTTCCTGGAAATTCAAACACAACGATATCTTTTGCCTGCGGATCTTTGAATGCCGGAAGTCTGAAATGAGGTATTTCCGTTTCTGTTAATGGTATATATTTAGGCGAGCTTGAACCGTAAACAAATTTATTTACAAGCACAAAATCACCAACCAGAATTGTATCTTCCATAGAGCCGGTTGGAATTCTTGTATTCTGAATTACAAATGTGATAATAACAAAAGCGGCGGCGGCGGCATATAATAACTGCTTTATAAACTCGATTACTTTTTCTTTTGGTGTTTTCGGTTTTACAGGTTCTTCTTTTTTGTGTTGAAATATCTTTTTTAAATTTTCTGTAAATGACAATTGACTGCTCCTATTTTGAAATTTTGGAATGCAAGTTAAGATTATTTTAGATTAAAAATTAAGTTCAAATATTTCTGATTTGAATATTCACTACTCAAATATAAATAGTTTGACTTCACTCAAAAAGGGAATTATAATTGAGCAGAATCATCATCAAAGACTTTTGAAAATTGAGAACTACTTTTCAATATCATTCTTGTGAAAGCGGGAATCTGATTTATAATCAACGGATTCCTGTTTACACAGGAATGACGAATTGTGGCAATGCCATCAGAAGTCTCATATATTCAATTGTTAAAAATAACAAGAATGATGCAAAAGGC contains these protein-coding regions:
- a CDS encoding enoyl-CoA hydratase/isomerase family protein — its product is MNFQTLLFDVKNHIALVTVNRPEKLNALNHTVIEELKSVFSFIKESDDVFVAIVTGSGEKAFVAGADIAEINQLDVLSAKSFAENGQSVFNLIENCGKPVIAAVNGFALGGGCELSLACHIRIASDNAKFGQPEVNLGIIPGYGGTQRLARLINSGRAMELILSGDMINAEEALRIGLVNKVYPKEELSSKVFEFAEKIASKAQQAVRLAVASINAVDEMSSKEGQNYEASLFSLCCGTSDFKEGTAAFLEKRKAEFKNK
- a CDS encoding insulinase family protein; the encoded protein is MTFINRNLKPEATPELDYEFPSFQKFTLSNGINVFLLQRNELPIVRIIAQIDSGSAHDPLEKKGLARLLSNCIDEGAGEFDALQLEEEFDMLGTQFNIDCSDDITSFNILTLTENIDRSIYLLSLILLSPHLSEQNFEREKRKVLTRLIQVKDNAEYIANRNFYQKIFGEQSFYAHPSLGYDYTVKEISNNDLLHFYKQYYLPNNLSMIIVGNISKEQLVNNLEKYFVNWKSTSHIKQENYSEAVTSQSYYFVNKKDAVQTEIRIGHSTRQLVYDNFFKKIFLNTAFGGYFASRLNKNLRERNGYTYGVSSSNLYLKYSSKISIAASVSSEVTRKAVDEIFYEINKLKYGLNAEEFESVKSYHIKKYPLDYETISSLANRISFKLQLNLPDDYFASYINKIKDTTLGEVNSIADQFIDETKCVAVLVGSKEIITEQFADKNLIELNYNGAALT
- a CDS encoding insulinase family protein — encoded protein: MNHLDLKYEKYKLQNGLQIILHKADKPHLAAVNLWYKVGSAYEVKGKTGLAHLFEHMMFQGSLNVPKEMHFKYIQEAGGSLNASTAFDRTNYYEKLPSNYLELALWLESDRMGFFLPALTQEKLDNQKDVVKNERLERYDNQPYGLAWELILANIYPQDHPYNSSTIGSINDITSFTIDDVTSFFKKHYSPANASLVIAGNFEFQQAKDLVEKYFGEIPDFSDSKLPAARKNHLIENKIFIHYDNVQLSRIYFVWSSVNFFHEDESALIILANILTDSKKSRLYNSIVYEKEIAQDVSAYNFSGKFGGHFMIAATVKPGKSIEQVKDEIFGELKKIAVNSITETELLKTKNILKSLFIYSLQRLDSLADIINSYDYYLGEPNSLSFDLERFTNLKTEDIERAANKYLTSPYFELRILPEKDR
- the lepB gene encoding signal peptidase I — protein: MSFTENLKKIFQHKKEEPVKPKTPKEKVIEFIKQLLYAAAAAFVIITFVIQNTRIPTGSMEDTILVGDFVLVNKFVYGSSSPKYIPLTETEIPHFRLPAFKDPQAKDIVVFEFPGNRDELVPEELGVNYVKRCIGTPGDTIVIVDKVVYVNGKEFWRPPHIKYYAGRYSMNMQSIPKGIANPRIFPKGMPWNEDNYGPLVVPYEGFTVPLNINNIEQWRMTIDRENGKRIVDIRGNEILIDGKVVTSYTFKKNYYFMMGDNRDDSLDSRFWGFVPRDMVVGEAFITLFSWDRDIPFSEFVKLIGSIRLDRVLKLLH